The DNA sequence ACTCAATTACAAGGCACATTTGGAGTCATTAATCTTGCGTTAGTCGATAAACACCCGCTTGTTTTGCCGTTGCAGAAAATGTTAGCGATTTTCATAAATTATCGCCGAGACGTTGTGAGAAGGCGCACAGAATTTAGACTCAAACAGGCACAGGCGCGCGAACATGTAATCGAAGGACTCAAGAAAGCACTTGAGAACATCGAGCAGGTAATAAAAATTATTCGCGGCAATAACTCAGCAAGTGAGGCAAAATCAGCGTTACAGAACGAATTAAATTTTTCTGACATTCAGGCGCAGGCGATTCTTGATATGAGGTTGCAGAGACTCACGGGTCTTGAACGCAACAGACTCGACGAGGAGCAAAATAAAATCTTGGCCGACATTGCGTCATATGAGAGCATTCTATCAAGCAAAAAAGTTCTTGACGGCGTAATAAGTTCCGAGCTGAAGGAAATTGCTTCACGTTTCGGCGATAAAAGGCGCACAGAAATTATCACGGACTATGAAGAAGTTACGGACGAGGACATTATCCCGCAGACAGAAATTGTTGTAACGCTTTCGCAGGATGGATTTATCAAACGTCAGCCGGTGGAATTTTATAGACTTCAAGCGCGCGGAGGTAAAGGACGTAAAGGCGCAAATATTCAGGAAGATGACAGCATTTCAGCAGTGTGCGTAACTAACACTCACAGAGATTTATATTTCTTCACGAATCTTGGCCGCATAACTTCATTAAGGGGTCATGAGGTCCCGGAGACAAAATCAGGCAAGGGGAAACCTGTATCAAAAATTTTGCAGCTGATGGACAATGAAAGAATCGTAAAACTTTCTGACGGTAACAAATCAGATCAGAAATATGCATTTTTCATCACGCGCAAAGGTATAGCAAAACGTGTAGCATTCGATGATATAGGCCGTTGTAAGCAGCCTAAGAGAATCATAAATCTTGATGAGGGCGACGAGATTGCGCAGGTTGTCTTGACTTCCGGCGATGATGATTTATTGATAGTTACAAATTCAGCGCAGGCCTTGAAAGTGTCAGAGCAGCAATTTAGAGCTATGGGACGTACAGCAAGAGGAGTCAAAGCAATGACTCTTAGAACGGGCGATAAAATTTTAAGCTGTGATGTCGTTGATCCCGCAAAAAAAATGTTAGTTATCAGTGAACAAGGCAAGGGGAAGCGCGTAGATTTTGACTTCTTCACACCTCATAACCGCGGCGGAATGGGCATTAAAATAATGAATCTCAACAGTAAAACGGGAAATATTGCCGCAAGCCTCGCAGTTAAAGACGACGACGAATTATTATTGATGACAGCTAGGGGCATGATGATTCGCGTTAACATCAATGAAATTCGCGAACTTGGCCGAAGCGCAACAGGAACTATTATTGTGAGACTCAATGAGGGCGACTCGGTTGCAGATTGCAGCATAATAAAAGCTCCTGACGAGGACGAAAATTTACAGTCGACTCTCCCGTTTGACGACACAGAATCGGAGAATAACAATGAGAATAGCTAAAGACGGAATCGCGACAATAACATTTTTGATTCTCTGTACGTGTGCATTTGCGTTTATCTCGTGGATTCCTGCGCTTGTGATGGCGGTTATTGCATTATTTGTGATTTATTTCTTCAGGGATCCCGAACGGACAGCGGACTATAAGGACGGTTATTTTTTCTCGCCTGCTGATGGAAAAATTGTCGAGATCTCCGAGTCTGAACATGCTTTTACGGGTCAAGCTCTCAAAGTAGGAATCTTCATGAACGTTTTCAGCGTGCACGTAAATAGAGCACCTTGCACCGGACGTGTTGATTTTCTCGAATATGTGCCGGGCAAAAAAATTGCTGCGTTCTCACCCAAAGCGAGCGAAATCAACGAACGAAATTTTGTAGGACTCTCGACTCAATGGGGGCCGGTAATGATGACTCAGATTGCAGGATTAATCGCCCGCCGTATTGTTTGCAGACTCAAAAGGGGAGATATTCTCGAAGTCGGCCAGCGTTATGGAATGATAAAATTAGGTTCGAGGGTTGACGTATATTTACCTCGTGATACAGTATTGCGCATTAAAATCGGCGATAAAGTAAAAGCCGGATTAACTTGTATAGGAGTGAAAGCAGAATAATGAAAAACTTCTTACACATGAGACGGAGATTAGGCAGTATCAGGAAAGGCAGCAACATAGAATTTAAGCAGATTGCCCCGAACATGGTAACGAGCGGAAATTTATTATGCGGAATTTTCTCGATTATGCTTGTATTACATGGAAGATTAGTCCCGGCCGCGTGGATGATATTTTTTGCGGTATTATTTGACGGTTTTGACGGGAAAGTTGCGAGAATGCTGGGCGGTGGTTCACAGTTTGGACTCGAATTTGACAGTCTTGCTGATCTTGTAAGTTTCGGCGTTGCACCGGCGATATTAATTTATCAATCGTCAGTAAGGAGTCTTTATTTAGTCGGCTCTGTTACGGCGTGTTTCTTTGCGTTGTGTGTTGCGTTACGTCTTGCGAGATTCAATATTGTACATGTTCCCGGACCTTTTCAGGGGCTGCCGTGTCCTGCAGGCGGATTATTTGCGGCATCGTTTATAATTGCTGGCGTAAAATTGCCTTCGTGGGTTATGGCTGTAATGTTATTTTGCGTGGGATTATTAATGATTTCGAGCATTCCATACGCTAACATGAAGAAATTAACGAAGAAGACGGCTGACAAGAGAAAATGTTTTATGCTGCTGTCATTATTTGTGTTGTCGTTTGTATTCTTGAAGAGTTCTGCGCCGTTATTCTTATTTGCGTTATACATAGTGAGCGGCCTAATTAGATTTGACTGGGGCAGCTGGATATTAAGACCAGAGGCACGGGACGAGGCACTAAGCAAGCATTAAATTAAAATTTTTGTGCAGGTCAGCTCTTGAGGGGGTTGGCCTGTTTTATTTATGGGATAAAATTTCAGTGTCAAGTACCTCGTTTTTGTCATGAGCGTAAAAATTTTCTATAGGTCTTATTCCGTTATTATCAGCCATGCCCCGCGCGCGTTTTTGTATAAATTCCTGCTTGGATTTCGTGAAATAGTGATTAATTCGAATCTTATCAAAATTTACCGTTTTTGAAGTAGGGCCGTCTATTATTTCGCCATTTTCGTTGAGGGTATAGAAGCCTCTATAATAAATTACATAGTGAGTTGTAGAGTTTAAAACTTTCATTGGATCGCAAATTGTCTTGATTAAATGATTCGAGCCAAAGTCTTTCTCTGCACATCTTGTAAAATTTTTGAGGACTCCGCCTTCAGGTTTAGTCTCATGGCCATTAGAGCCGAATACAAGCCAGTTGACTCCGATTCCGCCGGCGTTTTTGTGTTGAGTCATGAAATCGTCTACAAATTCGTAAATAGTCTGCTTATTGTTGCGCACAAATAAAAACTCGTCAGCGTCAATTATGGCGAAATATTTAAATTCGTGCTTATGATTATAAATTGCGTGATTATATGCGTCAGTCTGTCTGATCTTACCTGAAATTTTCTGATAAGTAACGAGTCCGCGTGTGATAAATGGCTGTAAAGTCTCATATAAATTATCTGTGCTTTCATTGTCATAAATAAAAAAGTGTGAGACCCCCTGTTTGACGTGAAAATTTATCCATTCTGTAATATAATTGCGCCTCGTCCTTAGCGATTAAGACAATTGCGAGGCCTTCACGCTTTAAATCTTTTACGGGAAAGAAATATTTTATAATCATAAACGGTGTAACGAAAATTTTTATTATGCTGCGAATGAAATTATTTGCGCTGTAACTCCTGAAGTTAAACACTAATGGGCAGCCCTCGCCGGAAGTTAATATTAAATATTTTGTACGCTTTATGAAGTTAAATAGTCCTGGGGTGTGAACGCGTAAAAATTCTTTCATGATAAATTTATTGCTCCTCACCTGCTGAATTTAAATTTATTATACATTAAGTGTGCGATAAAATTTCAGTGTCAAGTACCTCGTTTCTGTCATGATCGTAAAAATTTTCTATGGGTCTTATTCCGCCGTTATATGCTCTGCCGCGCGCGCGTTTTTGCATAAATTCCTGCTTGGATTTCGTGAAATAGTGATTAATTCTTATTTTGTCAAAATTTACTGATTTTGTGAGAGAAAGATTAACAATTTGTCCGATTGGATTCCCGTTTTCGTCTAAATTGCGAAAATTTTTATAGTAAAGCAGTGTATGAGCATCGAATACGCTTAAAACTTTCATGGGGTCGCAAATGGTCTTTATGTAGTGATTTGAGCTAAAATCTTTCTCTGCGCACCTTGTAAAATTTTCGAGGACTCCGCCTTCAGGTTTTGACTCGTGGCCATTAGAGCCGAATACAAGCCAGTTGACTCCGATTCCGCCGGCGTTCGGGTGTTCATTCATGAAATTATCAATAAATTTATATAAACTTCCTGCTTGTGTATCACATGGAGTAAATAAGAACTCGTCAGCGTCGATTATTGCGAAATATTTAAATTTTGCCTGTAATTATAAATTGCGTGATTATATGCGTCAGTCTGTCTTCTTTTGCCGGAAATTGTATTATAAGTAACGAGTCCGCGCGTTATAAAATCTTGCAGGACTTCATATAAATTATCGCTGCTTTCGTTGTCATAAATGAAAAAATGCGAGGCTCCCTGCTTGACGTGAAAATTTATCCATTCCATAATGTATTGCGCCTCATTTTTTGCGATTAAGACAATTGCGAGTCCCTCACGCTTTAAATTTTTTACGGGAAAAAAGTATTTTATAATCATAAACGGGGTAACAAGAAATTTTATTATTTTCCTGAAAAATTTATTTGTGCTGTAATTCCTGAAGTTAAACACTAACGGGCAGCCCTCGCCGGAAAGCAAGATTAAATTTTTCACGTGCTTGATGAAATTAAATAGTCTCGGTGTGTGATTGCGTAAAAATTCCTTCATGTAAATTTTACTGCCTCCATGCTTAATTTGAAATTATTATACATTAAATGTGCGATAAAATTTCCGTGTCAGTAATTATATTGCATTTATGACCGCGAAAATCTGCTATGCTCCGTTGATCTACATCAGCCCGGCCGCGCGCTATTTTTTGCGTATATTCTTCCCTAGACTTATAAAAATAGTGATTGATTCTGATTTTATCAAATGATACTTTTCTCGTGAATGGGCCGTCAATGATTTCGCCGTTCTCGCTCAAATTGTGAAAGCCTCGACACTGCATCGGGAAATGTGGATTAATCCAACTAAAAATTTTCATAGGATCGCAAATTGTTTTGATATGATGATTCGCGTCAAAATCTTTCTGAACGCACATTATAAAATTTTTGAGGACTCCTCCGTCCGGTTTCGTATCATGGCCGTTAGAGCCGAATACAAGCCAGTTGACTCCGATTCCGCCCGCGTTAGGGTGTTCGCTCATGAACGAGTCAAGAAATTTGTATAGCCCCCCCCCCCCCCTGCGTATTATTACGTACAAATAAGAACTCATCAGCGTCAATCATTGCGAAATATTTAAATTTGCGCTTGTAATGATAGATTGCGTGATTATATGCGTCATTCTGTCTGATTTTGCCGGGAAATTTTTTATAGGTAACGAGTCCGCGCTTTATAAATGGCTGTAAAGTCTCATACAAATTATCTGTGCTTTCGTTGTCATAAATAAAGAAATGCGAGACTCCCTGTTTGACATGAAAATTAATCCATTCCGTAATATATTGCGCCTCATTTTTAGCGATTAAGGCTATTGCGAGTCCCTCACGCTTTAAATTTTTAACGGGCAAAAAGTATTTTATAATCATAAACGGAGTAACGAGAAATTTAATTATTTGCCTGATAAAATTATTTGCGCTGTAACTCCTGAAGTTAAATACTAACGGGCAGCCCTCTCCCGTCAATGAGATTAACTTCTTTGATAACTTGATGAAATTAAATAGTCTCTGTGTGCGATTGCGTAAAAATTCTTTCATGTCAATACATTTTACGGCTTGTAGATTCTCTTGTGCCGATCCTCCTTTTTCTTGTTGAGTTCATTTCTGTAAGCTCCCTCAAGTGCACGGACAATATCGCTCCAACGTTTTTGCCATGCCAGCTCGGCTTTGCTAAATTCTTCTAAATCCGGATGATCAACGGCGTTAATGTCTTTCGGTGAGCGGTAAATCGTGAAATTTTCGCCGTCAAACGATACTGACGAACCGTCGCTGAATGGGATATAGACTCTCATAATTTAGGGACTAACGGTAATTTTGCGCTCATTACAATTGCGTCCTCACCGTTTGAATAATAGCCGCGCCTGACCTGCTCGCTTATAAATGACATGTGCGAATATAAAGCTATTGCGGCCGCGTTTGATTTCCTGACTCTAAGCCTTAACCTGCGAAAATTCATGTAGACTGCGCAATCACTCACAGCGATTAATAATTGAGTGCCTATTCCCATGCGCTGAAAATCTTTATCGACTAATAACGCCATTAATTCGCCGATTCGATTATTACGCCCTAAGACCGCATAACCGAGTAAAGGAGCTTCCAATGTTGTCGCGAAAGCCCCTATATAAGTTGTCTCACTGTCTGAGTCTTTGCTCAAATCAGATTTTATTACGTCGTCCGGCCATGTCCACGAGAGCCGCGAATTTATGCGCAACACTCCGGGAATGTCGTTCAGAGTCAAGAAATCAATTTCAGGCACGTACAATAAATTACATTCCCCTGTTAATAGTTTGATTACGGTCTGCGCCGACTCCGATTAAAGTAACAGGAACATTTAAAGCCTGCTCGATATATTTTACGTATGCTTGAGCGTTTGAGGGCATTTCCTCAAATTTTTTGCACCACGTAATATCTTCAGTCCAGCCGGGCAAAATTTCGTAATTGGGCTTGAGTTCTGCGAGCGTTCTTGTATCTGTCGGCCAAGTAGTAATTTTCTCGCCGTTGAGATCGTAAGAGGTGCAGACTTTGATTCCTCCCATACCTGTTAAGACATCTAATTTTGTGAGTGCGATAACATTTGCGCCGTTAAGTTCCATAGAATATTTAAGCGCAGGAATATCGAGCCACCCGCAGCGTCTTGGCCTTCCTGTAGTTGCTCCGTATTCGCCGCCGTTAGTGCGCAATTTCTCGCCTTCTTCGCCGAAATCTTCTGTAGGGAACGGGCCTTCACCGACTCGACTCGTATAAGCCTTCACGACTGAAATAACGCGCGTTAAATCGTTAGGAGCTAATCCCGTGCCTGTAAATGCTCCTGCTGCTGAAGTTGACGAGCTTGTAACATATGGATATGTGCCGTGATCGATGTCAAGTAATGCAGCCTGCGCGCCTTCAAGTAAAATGTGCTGTCCCTCGTCCGCTGCTTTGCGTAATAATGCGCGTGTGTCGTCGACATAGGGTGCAAGAGCCTCTCCCCATTTTCTTGCTGGTTCGTAAATCTCGTCAAATGGAATCGGTTTCTGATTATATAATTTCGTGATTAATTGATTCTTCTCGTCAAGAATGTATGTCAATCTCTCGCGCAAAATATCAGGGTCAATTAAATCCTCGACTCTTAAGCCTGAACGCGAATATTTATCAACGTAGCAAGGTCCGATTCCGCGTCCTGTTGTGCCGATTTTGCGTCCTTTGCCGCGTGCTTCTTCCTGAAGTTTATCTAACAATTTATGATAAGGCATTACGACGTGTGCATGAGGGCTGATTGCGAGTCTTGCCCGGTCTTGTCCGCGCGCGTAAAGTTCTGAAGTCTCATTTAAAAATTGTTCGGGATCAATAACGAGTCCATTTCCGAGAACGCATAATTTTCCGGGATAAAGCATTCCCGACGGCAACAAGTGAAATACAATTTTCTGACCGTCAACAACGACTGTGTGTCCTGCATTTGCTCCGCCCTGATAACGCACAAAAACATCAACGTCAGAGCCGAGAATATCAACAACTTTTCCTTTGCCTTCGTCGCCCCACTGAGCGCCGACTAATAAATCTACATTCTTCAAATTATAGAAGCCTCCTTATTTTTTCCTGCCTGTGCTTGTGATTGTGCGCATAGACTTTTTTATTTCAGTAATTGCGCGCTGTAACTGTTCATCTTTTGTTATATCTCGATTCGGTTCGCCTTTTACCTCAATATCGGGCGATAATCCGACGTGATCTATTACTTTTCCTGAAGGAGTGTAATATCTCGCAATAGTAACGTAAACGCCGCTCCCGTCAGTTAATGGAAATAGAGTCTGCACGCTGCCTTTGCCAAAACTTTTTTGTCCGACTAATTTTGCGCGTCCTCTGTCATTGAGTGCCCCCGCAAGAATTTCCGATGCACTTGCGCTCCCCTCGTTGATTAAAACTATCATGGGCATATCAGTAATAAATAAACGCTTAATAACGCTGTATTGTTCATCGAATCTGTCTGAGCGTCCCTTTGTCTCAACTACAAGGCCATCACGAAGAAAGAAACTTGCGATTTTCACACTCGCGTCAAGAAGTCCCCCGCCGTTATTGCGTAAATCAAGAATTAAAGATTTTGCACCCTGCTTGATTAAATCTCTAAGTGCTGCCCTTGCTTCGTCGTCTGATTTCTGCTTAAATTGCGTCAACTTGAGATAGCCTATATCATCAGACAGCATTTGAGAACGGACACTCTTTAATTTAATTTCTTCGCGGGTAATCTCAAAGCTCAATAACTCCTCTTCGCCCTCACGTCTTACCCAGACAGTAACTTTTGTGCCTGGTTCGCCTCGCAGTTTCTGAACGACTTTATCAGATGTCCAGCCGATAACAACTTCGTCATTAACTTTTACGATTTGATCTTTGGGCTTGAGTCCGACTTTCTCAGCCGGCGAGTCTTCCATTGGACTAATAACTAAAATTTGGCCGTCCCTTTCTCCGACATACATTCCTAAACCGCCGTAATGTCCTTCAAGCTCAATTTCTTCATCTCTTAATTGTCTGGGCGATACAAAACGTGTATAAGGATCGTTCCACGCTTCGACCATTCCTTTAGCTGCACCGTGTAATAATTCATCGTCGGTAACGGGCTTTTTTTCTGCGTCGACCTGATAATTTTCTATTAACGAGCGAATCTGACGCAGCAACCATAACGAACGCACATTAAACGGCGAAATCCTGTTAAAATCTGCTTCGGAAAAATCTGCTGCCAAACTTTGAGAACTAATAATCAGCGCAAGAAACAAAGCAGCAAATATATAAAATTTTTTCGCGGATTTGTTCATAAATTAAATAATGCACCTGCCTTTATATGATAGCTAGAATTATACAGCATTCATCAATAAATTTTTATCTGCGCAAATAATTCATTGGATTCTGGGCAGAACCATTTTTGCGGACTTCAAAGTGTAAACCGAACTCCGAGTCAGTTCCGGAATTGCCTACACGCCCTATTACTGTGCCGGTTTTGACTGCTGCTCCCTCACGTACAGAAGTCCCGCTTAAATGCGCGTACACAGTCGTTAAGTCATGCCCGTGATCGATTATTACAACTTGGCCGAATCCACGCAGCCAGCCTTGATAAAGAACTTCGCCGGGCCCAGCAGCTTTTACGGGAGTGTTTGCCGACGCTTTTATGTCGATTCCGGAATTAAAAATTTTCGTCTTGAATGTCGGATGAATGCGCGAACCGTATTGCATTGTAACAGTTCCATTAACCGGCCATGCAAGAGCTGTAACAGGATTCGCCGGGATTCCTGAACCTTGAGCGGGTACAGTTTTTGCGGGTACACTTGCAGGACTCGGACTCGCAGGCTTTGAGGGCTTATTATTATTATTATTATTGCGTCGTGCCTGTGCTGCTTTCTTCTTTTGACTCATGAGAGCTGTAATTTTATTTCCGACTGCGCGTTGTGCTGACTCTAATTCTTTTGCGGCCTGTTCTGCTTTCTTCTGTTCATTCTGGACATTGCGTAAAAGCGAGTCAGTGCGCTTTATTGTCGTATCAAATTCATCACGTTTGCGCTTTAATTCGTCCGTCTGAGTCTGGATTCGTGATTTATTTGCTTCTAACTGCCGTCTTGCTGTGATTAATTCCTGCTCCTGCCTGCGTAAATTTTCGAGCATTGCAATATCCTGCGCTGTAAAACGCTTGAGCATATAAGCTGTATTCACTGCCTCATGAGGATTATCAGAATTAATTAATAAATTCAAGCTGCTTTCTTCAGGCATATATTTATACATGTCAGTAACACGCGCGCGCAAAGTGCTTATAATTACCTGCATTGATTTCTTGAGCTCATTAATTTTCTTGTTGAGGGCTGCTACAGAATTTTGGAGTCTCGAATTTTCGCGTTCAAGATTCTGCATACGAGTTTGCGAGTCATTAGCGTTCTGCCTGAGTCTTGAAAGCTGCGTTAAAAGATTCTTGGACTCCTGCGATTTTTTTCGCGCAATTGCGTTATATTGCTGTATTTTCCGCCTCATGTCAGCTTGAGTCTTCTGCTGCGATTTAATTTGACTGTCTATATTAGCGGCCATTGAAATATTTGCAACGATTAATAATCCCAAGAAAGCCGCAAAAAATTTCTTCATGATAAAAAATTTCTCCTCCTTCATTTCTTGAGATAGTCTAACGGGTTCTGAACGTAGCTCCCTTTTCTGACTTCAAAATGTAAATGATAGCCGGTTGTGTTGCCTGTGTTGCCGACTCTCGCGATAACTGCACCGGCCTTGACGACTTGTCCCTCTTTAACTAAACTTGACTCTAAATGAGCATAAAGAGTCGAGAAGTCCCGCCCGTGATCGAGAATTACAACTCGTCCATAACCTCTTAACCAGCCGTCAAATAACACTTCACCGGATGCAGCTGCTTTGACCGGAGTCCCCTTTGGTGAAGCAATATCGATTCCAGTGTGCAAAATTTTTCGCTTTAAAATCGGGTGGATTCTATAGCCATAAGGACTCGAAATTTTTCCGCGCACAGGCCAATCAAACATCGAACCGCGTCCCCGTCCGACAAGATAATCTGTACGCTGCGAGGCCTTTTTTTTGCGTAGGGCGACAATTAAATCTCCTGCTGCTTTCTGCGCCTGCTCTGCTTCCTTTGCTGCTTTCTCGGCCAATGCTTTTTTTCGCTGAATTGACCTGATAAACGAGTTTGTGTCCTTTATGCTTTGTTCGTATTTATCGCGCTGTTCTTTTGTTGCAACAGTTTTCTCAAGCAGTCTATTTTTCTGCTCGTCCATTATCTGCCGTGATAATTCGAGATTCTGAACACGTTCTTGAAGCTGAGACAAAATATCTTCGTCGCGCTGATTCACGAGTCCCAACAAATAAGCCATCTCGACGGCCTCTAAGACGCTGCGTGAAGCAAATAACATTCTCGTTGTGTCTGACTGGCGGTACTTGTACATGTCTAAGATTCTGCCCTTCATGATTTCTGAAAGCTCGTCAATTTTTGATTGATCCTCACTAATGACAGTCTCTAAGAACGCTATATTTTCCTCAATTTTTTTGCCCTGAAGCTCTAAGACCGTAAGCTCCTGCAATGCAATATTTTCATCCTGCTGAAGAGTATTAACACGAGTCAACAAGCCTTCTACTTGTGCGCCCATGTCTCGTATTTGTTTCTTGTAGGCCTGAATTTGTTTCGCTAATTCCTCGCGTTTTTTCTCTTCGGCGGCGATTTGAGAATCAATGTTACTGGCTCTTCTTGCGGCAGAATTTGCAATATTTACGGGCGCAAAAATTAATATCACTGCAAGAACAGCTAAAATTTTTCGTGTCATTCCGGCCTCGTTATAGAATTTATGAATCTAGCGACAACTAAATAACTGCAAACCCAGCCGAGAGTCGCTCCGAAACCTGCCAAGAGTCCGCAAAATCTCCAGATTATAACTTTGTCAGTTAATAGACTTGACTTCAATAACGGCATATTAGCTTGTATTAACTCCATTCCGGGAAAATATACGGCGATGATTCCTGCTGCTGCTGCTCCTGCACCGAGAAGAGATAATAACGTACCTTCAAGCACAAAAGGTGTCGCAATATATGCGCGTGTAGCTCCGACTAAATACATTATGCCGATTTCCTCACGCCTTGAATACAACGAAATATGAATCGTGTTATAGACTACTAAGGCCGTTATCACAACCGCAAGAATAAACATGATTAACGCCACTCTTGACGAAATGCGCGACAATGCAGAAATTCTCTTTACGACCATTCCAGCATAAACAACGTCTTCAACTTCGGGCATAGCTTTTAACGCGTCAACAAGCGGATCAATGTCTTCTGCTTTATTTACGTGAATCTCGAAATTATAAGGTATCGGATTATCGCCTAACATATCAAGCGCACGGGATTGACTGCCCATTTTTTCCTGTAATTTTGCAAGAGAGTCCGACGGTGAATAAATTTTCATTGAGTAAACATATTCGAGACTCTGAATCTTTCGTGCAATTTCTTCAATGTCAAGCGTACTGTCTTTGTGTAAATAGGCCTGTACAGCTAATTCACTTTCTAAGCGCGATAACAAATGCTCAAGATTCAACGAGAACAGAGTCGTAACTCCCAGAATCCAAAGCATGACTCCGGCCGTAATAAGCGTCAAGAGTCCTAACACCCAGTGATTCACTATAAGCCGGCGCATATCACGCAAAATATAACTAAATGCAGTCATTTAATAAGTGCCTCCCCTCTCATCGCGTATGAGTCTCCCCGAATCAAGCTCTAAAACTCTTTGACGCGAAGAATTTACGATACTTTGATTGTGAGTCGACATAACAACCGTAACGCCTGCTGCATTGATCGCAAATAAAATTTTCATGACCTCTGCTGCTGTGTGAAAATCTAAATTTCCGGTCGGTTCATCAGCAATAAATAACGAAGGCGAATTTGCAAGCGCGCGGGCAATTGCGACTCTCTGCTGTTCTCCTCCTGAGAGCTGGGCGGGCTTCATGTCTCTGCGTCTCCATAGTCCTACTTGGTTAATTACGTCCTTTGTTCTGTCTTCAACTAATCTTTTAGGCACGGACATAGCTTCCATGACGAACGCAATATTTTCATAAAC is a window from the Synergistaceae bacterium genome containing:
- the gyrA gene encoding DNA gyrase subunit A; translation: MPDENLNLPAQTNINPDEAGRIMTLPLVGEIKTSYLNYAMSVIVGRALPDARDGLKPVQRRVLYAMSELGLKHNTSYKKSARIVGETMGKYHPHGDSAIYDTMVRLAQNWNLRYCLVDGQGNFGSIDGDSPAAMRYTEARLSWPGEIMLANLEENTVDWGQNFDESLKEPLTLPSVLPNLLVNGSTGIAVGMATNMPPHNLNEVTDVICWLLDNEVEPENAELSEIMKHLPGPDFPTGGEILGREGIIEAYKTGRGKIIVRGKMHTETNKRGKQCVVITEIPYNVNKTLLLESMVSAVQEKNIEGVTEIRDESDRDGLRIVLELSRDADPDLIMRQFYKHTQLQGTFGVINLALVDKHPLVLPLQKMLAIFINYRRDVVRRRTEFRLKQAQAREHVIEGLKKALENIEQVIKIIRGNNSASEAKSALQNELNFSDIQAQAILDMRLQRLTGLERNRLDEEQNKILADIASYESILSSKKVLDGVISSELKEIASRFGDKRRTEIITDYEEVTDEDIIPQTEIVVTLSQDGFIKRQPVEFYRLQARGGKGRKGANIQEDDSISAVCVTNTHRDLYFFTNLGRITSLRGHEVPETKSGKGKPVSKILQLMDNERIVKLSDGNKSDQKYAFFITRKGIAKRVAFDDIGRCKQPKRIINLDEGDEIAQVVLTSGDDDLLIVTNSAQALKVSEQQFRAMGRTARGVKAMTLRTGDKILSCDVVDPAKKMLVISEQGKGKRVDFDFFTPHNRGGMGIKIMNLNSKTGNIAASLAVKDDDELLLMTARGMMIRVNINEIRELGRSATGTIIVRLNEGDSVADCSIIKAPDEDENLQSTLPFDDTESENNNENS
- a CDS encoding phosphatidylserine decarboxylase family protein, giving the protein MRIAKDGIATITFLILCTCAFAFISWIPALVMAVIALFVIYFFRDPERTADYKDGYFFSPADGKIVEISESEHAFTGQALKVGIFMNVFSVHVNRAPCTGRVDFLEYVPGKKIAAFSPKASEINERNFVGLSTQWGPVMMTQIAGLIARRIVCRLKRGDILEVGQRYGMIKLGSRVDVYLPRDTVLRIKIGDKVKAGLTCIGVKAE
- the pssA gene encoding CDP-diacylglycerol--serine O-phosphatidyltransferase, whose translation is MRRRLGSIRKGSNIEFKQIAPNMVTSGNLLCGIFSIMLVLHGRLVPAAWMIFFAVLFDGFDGKVARMLGGGSQFGLEFDSLADLVSFGVAPAILIYQSSVRSLYLVGSVTACFFALCVALRLARFNIVHVPGPFQGLPCPAGGLFAASFIIAGVKLPSWVMAVMLFCVGLLMISSIPYANMKKLTKKTADKRKCFMLLSLFVLSFVFLKSSAPLFLFALYIVSGLIRFDWGSWILRPEARDEALSKH
- a CDS encoding glycosyltransferase family 92 protein; amino-acid sequence: MTEWINFHVKQGVSHFFIYDNESTDNLYETLQPFITRGLVTYQKISGKIRQTDAYNHAIYNHKHEFKYFAIIDADEFLFVRNNKQTIYEFVDDFMTQHKNAGGIGVNWLVFGSNGHETKPEGGVLKNFTRCAEKDFGSNHLIKTICDPMKVLNSTTHYVIYYRGFYTLNENGEIIDGPTSKTVNFDKIRINHYFTKSKQEFIQKRARGMADNNGIRPIENFYAHDKNEVLDTEILSHK
- a CDS encoding glycosyltransferase family 2 protein, with the translated sequence MKEFLRNHTPRLFNFIKHVKNLILLSGEGCPLVFNFRNYSTNKFFRKIIKFLVTPFMIIKYFFPVKNLKREGLAIVLIAKNEAQYIMEWINFHVKQGASHFFIYDNESSDNLYEVLQDFITRGLVTYNTISGKRRQTDAYNHAIYNYRQNLNISQ
- a CDS encoding glycosyltransferase family 2 protein, with the protein product MKEFLRNRTQRLFNFIKLSKKLISLTGEGCPLVFNFRSYSANNFIRQIIKFLVTPFMIIKYFLPVKNLKREGLAIALIAKNEAQYITEWINFHVKQGVSHFFIYDNESTDNLYETLQPFIKRGLVTYKKFPGKIRQNDAYNHAIYHYKRKFKYFAMIDADEFLFVRNNTQGGGGAIQIS
- a CDS encoding GNAT family N-acetyltransferase; this encodes MYVPEIDFLTLNDIPGVLRINSRLSWTWPDDVIKSDLSKDSDSETTYIGAFATTLEAPLLGYAVLGRNNRIGELMALLVDKDFQRMGIGTQLLIAVSDCAVYMNFRRLRLRVRKSNAAAIALYSHMSFISEQVRRGYYSNGEDAIVMSAKLPLVPKL
- a CDS encoding adenylosuccinate synthase, with amino-acid sequence MKNVDLLVGAQWGDEGKGKVVDILGSDVDVFVRYQGGANAGHTVVVDGQKIVFHLLPSGMLYPGKLCVLGNGLVIDPEQFLNETSELYARGQDRARLAISPHAHVVMPYHKLLDKLQEEARGKGRKIGTTGRGIGPCYVDKYSRSGLRVEDLIDPDILRERLTYILDEKNQLITKLYNQKPIPFDEIYEPARKWGEALAPYVDDTRALLRKAADEGQHILLEGAQAALLDIDHGTYPYVTSSSTSAAGAFTGTGLAPNDLTRVISVVKAYTSRVGEGPFPTEDFGEEGEKLRTNGGEYGATTGRPRRCGWLDIPALKYSMELNGANVIALTKLDVLTGMGGIKVCTSYDLNGEKITTWPTDTRTLAELKPNYEILPGWTEDITWCKKFEEMPSNAQAYVKYIEQALNVPVTLIGVGADRNQTINRGM